Proteins encoded together in one Mastacembelus armatus chromosome 15, fMasArm1.2, whole genome shotgun sequence window:
- the btaf1 gene encoding TATA-binding protein-associated factor 172 isoform X2, whose amino-acid sequence MAVSRLDRLFILLDTGTTPITRKAAAQQLGEVVKLHPHELNNLLAKVLTFLRSPNWDTRIAAGQAVEAIVKNIPEWDPAPKPKEESCEDLSPEDSTCDRLSFYHFDISRLLKHGASLLGSAGAEFEEDKTVEMDPKERLARQRKLLQKKLGLDMGAAIGMDTEELFNDEDLDYTCQPSGLRAHGSKATTGSSSHNHVSIQAAELIDSEFRPGMSSRQKNKAKRMAKLVAKQRSRDMDPNEKSNDSFEGEPEEKRRKTTNVVIDQPATENKVLIDNVPDNSSLLEEIHEWPLDSFCEELCNDLFNPSWEVRHGAGTGLREILKSHGAGGGKMVGTTAEQMLRHHQEWIEDLVIRLLCVFALDRFGDFVSDEVVAPVRETCAQTLGVALRHMNETGVSNTVDVLLKLLKEDQWEVRHGGLLGIKYALAVRQDLISILLPRVLPAISEGLQDLDDDVRAVAAAALIPVVEGLVQLLPNKVPFIVNTLWDALLDLDDLTASTNSIMTLLSSLLTYPQVRQCSMQQSLTVLVPRVWPFLRHTISSVRRAALETLFTLLSKADQSCATWINPILQDMLRHIFQSCILESNDDILDLIHKVWMELLTQAPQQYVVAASCPWMGAWLCLMMQASHIPIDLNMLLEVKARSKDKAGTKARQGTNQVKETVQEYIAGAETVTDDQVTRDYVVIRARLMSAKLLGALCRCICDPQLNAASQEIRPAESLGQLLLFHLNSKSALQRIAVALVLCEWAALQEDCQVVSSMVQPRLLAILSEQLYYDEIAIPFTRMQNECKQLIALLADAHIDLQDRLNCSVFTIDQASELVTTIFTESTAGLNVKSKQWQALDSKRQQAQASVMETSTEWQQLHLRVHMFTACAVINLQVLPEKLNPLVRPLMESIKREENTLIQGYSASFIAKLLQQCAGRSPCPNPKIIKNLCTSACVDSSVTPSSACPVPPTQENAKGSGLEKDGPHHMVSKTRGIITLYRHQRAAFAITSKRGPAPKAPKATTTELPPGSTISTDNDESKKPFLIQRRGADFSLTTVARHFGADLTKSLPYLWETTVGPLRTVVTENQCINRQVQLERGDTVAQELVNSLQVLEIIAGAMASELKPLLLDHLPHLFTCLQHPYTAVRHMAARCVGVFSKIAMLETMNSFLECVLPWLAAIDDCTKQEGAIEALACVMEQLDVDIVPYIVLLVVPVLGRMSDPSDSIRFMATQCFATLIRLLPLEAGIPDPPAMSANLIRQKARERHFLEQLLDGRKLENYKIPVPIKAELRKYQQDGVNWLSFLNKYKLHGILCDDMGLGKTLQSICILAGDHFLRAQEYAKTKAADCSPLPSLVVCPPTLTGHWVDEVGKFCSKEYLNPLHYTGPPTERMRLQHQVKKHNLIVASYDVVRNDIDFFRNIKFNYCILDEGHVIKNGKTKLSKAIKQLAANFRVILSGTPIQNNVLELWSLFDFLMPGFLGTERQFAARYGKPILASRDAKSSSREQEAGVLAMEALHRQVLPFLLRRMKEDVLQDLPPKIIQDYYCNLSPLQVQLYEDFAKSRAKASVEDSISVASSEEEDKPKLKATGHVFQALQYLRKLCNHPSLVLTPQHPEYKRITEQLAGQNSSLRDIQHAPKLSALKQLLLDCGLGGGGGSEGGTEAVVAQHRVLIFCQLKSMLDIVEHDLLKPKLPTVTYLRLDGSVQAGLRHSIVSRFNNDPSIDVLLLTTHVGGLGLNLTGADTVVFVEHDWNPMRDLQAMDRAHRIGQKRVVNVYRLITRGTLEEKIMGLQKFKMSIANTIISQENTSLHSMGTDQLLNLFTLDKDDKAEKGEQPPSTSGKASMKSVLDSLGELWDQQQYDTEYNLDSFMHSLQ is encoded by the exons ATGGCTGTATCAAG ACTTGATCGTTTGTTTATCCTGCTTGACACTGGAACAACCCCCATAACAAGGAAAGCAGCAGCCCAGCAGCTTGGAGAAGTAGTCAAACTCCACCCACATGAACTCAATAACCTTTTAGCAAAG GTCTTGACCTTCCTAAGGAGTCCCAACTGGGACACTCGTATAGCAGCAGGTCAAGCTGTAGAAGCCATTGTGAAGAATATTCCTGAGTGGGATCCGGCACCCAAGCCTAAAGAAG agtcCTGTGAGGACTTGTCTCCAGAGGACTCCACATGTGACCGGTTGAGTTTCTACCACTTTGACATCTCTCGTCTACTCAAACATGGGGCCTCTTTGTTGGGATCTGCTGGGGCTGAGTTTGAGGAAGACAAAACAG TTGAGATGGATCCTAAGGAGCGACTTGCTCGCCAAAGGAAGCTCCTTCAGAAGAAGCTGGGTCTGGACATGGGTGCTGCTATTGGCATGGACACAGAGGAGCTGTTCAACGATGAGGATCTTGATTATACCTGCCAACCTAGTGGGCTTAGAGCCCATGGAAGCAAAGCCACAACTGGATCTAGCTCTCACAACCATGTG TCCATTCAGGCTGCTGAATTGATTGACTCAGAGTTCCGGCCAGGCATGAGCAGTCGCCAGAAGAATAAGGCTAAGAGGATGGCCAAGCTAGTGGCAAAACAGCGCTCCAGGGACATGGATCCAAATGAAAAGAG TAATGACAGTTTTGAGGGTGAACCTGAAGAGAAACGAAGAAAAACCACCAATGTAGTTATTGACCAACCAGCAACTGAGAATAAAGTCTTAATCGACAACGTTCCTGATAACTCCAGCCTTTTAGAGGAG ATACATGAGTGGCCTCTGGACAGCTTCTGTGAGGAGCTCTGCAATGATCTCTTCAATCCTTCATGGgag GTCCGTCATGGTGCAGGCACAGGTCTTAGAGAAATCCTCAAGTCTCATGGTGCTGGGGGTGGGAAGATGGTGGGGACCACTGCAGAACAG ATGTTGCGGCATCATCAAGAGTGGATAGAGGATCTAGTTATCCGCCTTCTGTGTGTCTTTGCTCTGGACCGCTTTGGGGATTTTGTATCAGATGAG GTGGTGGCTCCTGTCAGGGAGACATGTGCACAGACACTTGGAGTAGCCCTGCGCCACATGAATGAGACTGGCGTTTCAAATACAGTAGACGTCCTGCTGAAACTGCTTAAAGAGGACCAGTGGGAGGTCCGTCATGGAGGCCTGCTGGGGATTAAATATGCTCTGGCTGTCCGACAG GACCTTATCTCTATTTTATTGCCTCGGGTGCTCCCTGCCATCTCTGAAGGCCTACAGGACCTAGATGATGATGTCAGGGCTGTAGCGGCTGCAGCTCTCATCCCTGTAGTGGAAGGCTTGGTACAGCTACTGCCCAATAAG GTGCCCTTCATAGTGAACACACTGTGGGATGCTCTTTTGGACCTGGATGACCTCACTGCTTCCACCAACAGCATCATGACATTGTTGTCCTCACTGTTAACCTATCCACAGGTCCGACAGTGCAG CATGCAGCAGTCATTAACAGTCCTGGTGCCTCGGGTTTGGCCCTTCTTGAGACACACTATATCATCAGTAAGACGTGCAGCATTGGAAACTCTTTTCACACTGCTGTCTAAAGCTGACCAG AGCTGTGCAACATGGATCAACCCCATCTTACAAGACATGCTCCGGCACATTTTCCAGTCTTGCATACTGGAGAGCAATGATGATATCCTTGACCTGATCCACAAG GTGTGGATGGAGCTGCTGACTCAGGCCCCCCAGCAGTATGTAGTAGCAGCCAGCTGTCCATGGATGGGTGCCTGGCTCTGTCTCATGATGCAGGCCTCTCACATTCCCATAGACCTTAACATGTTGCTGGAAGTCAAGGCCCGCTCTAAG GATAAAGCTGGTACAAAGGCACGTCAAGGGACCAATCAGGTGAAAGAAACAGTCCAGGAGTACATAGCAGGTGCAGAGACAGTGACAGATGACCAAGTGACAAGAGACTATGTGGTGATTCGTGCTCGTCTCATGTCTGCCAA ATTGCTGGGGGCTCTGTGTAGGTGTATCTGTGACCCTCAACTTAATGCTGCTTCTCAAGAGATCCGACCAGCTGAATCTTTGGGCCAGCTGTTGCTCTTCCATCTCAACTCCAAGTCTGCCCTGCAGCGCATAGCTGTGGCTCTAGTGCTTTGCGAGTGGGCTGCACTGCAGGAG GATTGTCAGGTGGTTTCCTCCATGGTGCAGCCTCGTCTTCTGGCCATTCTCTCTGAGCAGCTGTACTATGATGAGATTGCTATCCCCTTCACACGTATGCAGAATGAGTGTAAGCAGCTCATTGCATTGCTGGCTGATGCCCACATAGACCTGCAAGACCGCCTCAATTGCAGTGTCTTTACTATTGACCAAGCCAGTGAACTG GTAACAACCATCTTTACAGAGTCAACTGCAGGTCTGAACGTGAAGTCTAAACAGTGGCAGGCTCTGGACAGCAAACGACAGCAGGCTCAGGCATCAGTGATGGAGACCAGCACAGAATGGCAGCAGCTGCATCTGCGTGTCCACATGTTCACAGCCTGTGCAGTGATTAACCTGCAAGTGCTTCCCGAGAAGCTCAACCCACTGGTCAGGCCTCTGATGGAGTCCATCAAGCGAGAGGAGAACACCCTGATTCAGGGGTATTCTGCTTCTTTTATAGCCAAGCTATTGCAACAATGTGCTGGACGCTCACCATGCCCCAACCCCAAGATCATCAAAAACCTCTGTACCTCAGCCTGCGTGGACTCTTCTGTCACACCCTCATCTGCTTGTCCTGTACCCCCCACACAGGAAAATGCCAAAG GCAGTGGGTTGGAAAAAGACGGCCCACATCACATGGTCAGCAAAACCCGGGGCATCATTACCCTGTACCGTCACCAAAGGGCAGCATTTGCCATCACCAGCAAAAGAGGTCCAGCTCCTAAAGCCCCAAAGGCCACCACCACAGAGCTTCCTCCTGGTAGCACCATCAGCACTGATAATGATGAG AGCAAGAAGCCATTTCTTATCCAAAGAAGAGGGGCAGATTTTTCCCTCACAACTGTTGCCAGGCACTTCGGTGCAGACCTCACCAAGTCTCTGCCATACCTCTGGGAGACCACAGTGGGACCACTTAGGACAGTGGTGACTGAGAACCAGTGCATTA ATAGGCAGGTCCAGCTGGAGAGGGGAGACACTGTAGCCCAGGAATTGGTTAACTCTCTACAAGTTTTAGAGATCATAGCTGGGGCCATGGCTTCTGAACTCAAACCTTTG CTACTGGATCACCTGCCTCATCTGTTCACCTGCCTGCAGCACCCATACACAGCCGTGCGTCACATGGCAGCTCGCTGTGTGGGCGTGTTCAGTAAGATAGCCATGCTGGAGACCATGAACAGTTTTCTTGAGTGTGTTCTACCCTGGTTAGCTGCTATTGATGACTGCACTAAACAGGAGGGTGCTATTGAGGCTTTGGCCT GTGTCATGGAACAGTTGGATGTCGACATTGTCCCGTACATTGTGCTGCTGGTTGTTCCAGTGCTGGGCCGTATGAGCGACCCCAGCGATAGCATTCGCTTCATGGCCACACAGTGCTTTGCTACACTCATTCGCCTCCTACCACTTGAG GCAGGCATACCAGACCCTCCAGCCATGTCTGCTAACCTGATCCGCCAGAAGGCAAGAGAACGCCACTTCCTGGAGCAACTGCTAGATGGCAGGAAGTTGGAGAACTATAAAATCCCTGTGCCCATTAAGGCTGAGCTCAGGAAATACCAGCAG GATGGAGTAAATTGGCTGTCCTTCTTGAACAAATACAAGCTGCATGGGATCCTGTGTGATGACATGGGTCTTGGCAAAACTCTGCAGTCCATCTGCATTCTGGCAGGAGATCATTTCCTCAG GGCACAGGAATACGCAAAGACAAAGGCTGCAGACTGCAGCCCACTGCCCTCTCTGGTGGTATGTCCTCCCACACTGACTGGCCACTGGGTGGATGAGGTGGGGAAGTTCTGCTCCAAAGAGTACCTCAACCCACTGCACTACACTGGGCCTCCTACGGAAAGAATGCG GTTGCAACACcaagtgaaaaaacacaatCTAATAGTAGCCTCCTATGATGTTGTTCGCAATGACATTGACTTTTTTAG aaatataaaatttaattaCTGTATCCTTGACGAGGGTCATGTCATCAAGAATGGGAAAACCAAACTTTCCAAAGCCATTAAGCAGCTGGCTGCCAACTTTCGAGTTATCTTGTCAGGAACACCTATTCAG AACAATGTCCTGGAGCTCTGGTCGTTGTTTGACTTCCTCATGCCAGGCTTCCTTGGAACAGAACGCCAGTTTGCAGCTCGCTATGGCAAACCAATCCTGGCCAGTCGTGATGCTAAAAGTTCGTCACGGGAACAGGAAGCAG GTGTTCTCGCAATGGAGGCCCTACATCGGCAAGTGCTACCCTTCCTTCTGAGGAGAATGAAGGAGGATGTCCTCCAGGATCTTCCCCCTAAAATAATTCAGGACTATTACTGCAACCTGAGTCCTCTACAG GTTCAGTTATATGAAGACTTTGCAAAGTCTCGAGCAAAAGCCAGTGTGGAGGACAGCATCTCTGTGGCCTCTTCGGAAGAGGAGGACAAGCCGAAACTGAAGGCCACAGGACATGTCTTCCAG gcactGCAATACCTGCGGAAGCTGTGCAACCATCCAAGCTTGGTTCTGACCCCCCAGCATCCAGAGTACAAGCGCATAACTGAGCAGCTGGCAGGACAAAACTCCAGCCTGAGGGACATTCAGCATGCACCCAAACTTTCTGCTCTCAAACAG TTGTTGTTGGACTGTGGTCTGGGCGGTGGTGGAGGATCTGAGGGGGGCACTGAGGCAGTGGTGGCCCAGCATCGTGTGctcattttctgtcagctgaAGAGTATGTTGGATATTGTGGAGCATGACCTGCTGAAACCCAAACTGCCTACAGTCACCTACCTGAGGCTGGATGGTAGCGTGCAGGCTGGCCTGCGCCACTCCATTGTTTCAAG GTTTAACAATGACCCATCCAttgatgtgctgctgctgactaCCCATGTTGGCGGTCTGGGACTGAATCTGACAGGTGCAgacactgttgtgtttgtggaacATGACTGGAACCCTATGAGGGACTTGCAAGCCATGGATCGTGCCCATAGGATAGGACAG aaACGAGTTGTGAATGTGTATAGGTTGATCACACGAGGAACACTGGAGGAGAAGATCATGGGACTGCAGAAATTCAAGATGAGCATTGCCAACACCATCATCAGCCAAGAGAATACCAGCCTGCATAGCATGGGCACAGACCAGCTCCTCAACCTCTTCACTCTTGACAAG GATGATAAGGCTGAGAAAGGTGAACAGCCACCGTCAACTTCAGGGAAGGCCTCCATGAAGTCAGTGCTGGACAGCCTGGGAGAGCTATGGGACCAGCAGCAGTATGACACAGAGTACAACCTGGACAGCTTCATGCACTCCCTGCAGTAG
- the btaf1 gene encoding TATA-binding protein-associated factor 172 isoform X1 has translation MAVSRLDRLFILLDTGTTPITRKAAAQQLGEVVKLHPHELNNLLAKVLTFLRSPNWDTRIAAGQAVEAIVKNIPEWDPAPKPKEESCEDLSPEDSTCDRLSFYHFDISRLLKHGASLLGSAGAEFEEDKTVEMDPKERLARQRKLLQKKLGLDMGAAIGMDTEELFNDEDLDYTCQPSGLRAHGSKATTGSSSHNHVSIQAAELIDSEFRPGMSSRQKNKAKRMAKLVAKQRSRDMDPNEKSNDSFEGEPEEKRRKTTNVVIDQPATENKVLIDNVPDNSSLLEEIHEWPLDSFCEELCNDLFNPSWEVRHGAGTGLREILKSHGAGGGKMVGTTAEQMLRHHQEWIEDLVIRLLCVFALDRFGDFVSDEVVAPVRETCAQTLGVALRHMNETGVSNTVDVLLKLLKEDQWEVRHGGLLGIKYALAVRQDLISILLPRVLPAISEGLQDLDDDVRAVAAAALIPVVEGLVQLLPNKVREAKLIPSTVINYNLYLVPFIVNTLWDALLDLDDLTASTNSIMTLLSSLLTYPQVRQCSMQQSLTVLVPRVWPFLRHTISSVRRAALETLFTLLSKADQSCATWINPILQDMLRHIFQSCILESNDDILDLIHKVWMELLTQAPQQYVVAASCPWMGAWLCLMMQASHIPIDLNMLLEVKARSKDKAGTKARQGTNQVKETVQEYIAGAETVTDDQVTRDYVVIRARLMSAKLLGALCRCICDPQLNAASQEIRPAESLGQLLLFHLNSKSALQRIAVALVLCEWAALQEDCQVVSSMVQPRLLAILSEQLYYDEIAIPFTRMQNECKQLIALLADAHIDLQDRLNCSVFTIDQASELVTTIFTESTAGLNVKSKQWQALDSKRQQAQASVMETSTEWQQLHLRVHMFTACAVINLQVLPEKLNPLVRPLMESIKREENTLIQGYSASFIAKLLQQCAGRSPCPNPKIIKNLCTSACVDSSVTPSSACPVPPTQENAKGSGLEKDGPHHMVSKTRGIITLYRHQRAAFAITSKRGPAPKAPKATTTELPPGSTISTDNDESKKPFLIQRRGADFSLTTVARHFGADLTKSLPYLWETTVGPLRTVVTENQCINRQVQLERGDTVAQELVNSLQVLEIIAGAMASELKPLLLDHLPHLFTCLQHPYTAVRHMAARCVGVFSKIAMLETMNSFLECVLPWLAAIDDCTKQEGAIEALACVMEQLDVDIVPYIVLLVVPVLGRMSDPSDSIRFMATQCFATLIRLLPLEAGIPDPPAMSANLIRQKARERHFLEQLLDGRKLENYKIPVPIKAELRKYQQDGVNWLSFLNKYKLHGILCDDMGLGKTLQSICILAGDHFLRAQEYAKTKAADCSPLPSLVVCPPTLTGHWVDEVGKFCSKEYLNPLHYTGPPTERMRLQHQVKKHNLIVASYDVVRNDIDFFRNIKFNYCILDEGHVIKNGKTKLSKAIKQLAANFRVILSGTPIQNNVLELWSLFDFLMPGFLGTERQFAARYGKPILASRDAKSSSREQEAGVLAMEALHRQVLPFLLRRMKEDVLQDLPPKIIQDYYCNLSPLQVQLYEDFAKSRAKASVEDSISVASSEEEDKPKLKATGHVFQALQYLRKLCNHPSLVLTPQHPEYKRITEQLAGQNSSLRDIQHAPKLSALKQLLLDCGLGGGGGSEGGTEAVVAQHRVLIFCQLKSMLDIVEHDLLKPKLPTVTYLRLDGSVQAGLRHSIVSRFNNDPSIDVLLLTTHVGGLGLNLTGADTVVFVEHDWNPMRDLQAMDRAHRIGQKRVVNVYRLITRGTLEEKIMGLQKFKMSIANTIISQENTSLHSMGTDQLLNLFTLDKDDKAEKGEQPPSTSGKASMKSVLDSLGELWDQQQYDTEYNLDSFMHSLQ, from the exons ATGGCTGTATCAAG ACTTGATCGTTTGTTTATCCTGCTTGACACTGGAACAACCCCCATAACAAGGAAAGCAGCAGCCCAGCAGCTTGGAGAAGTAGTCAAACTCCACCCACATGAACTCAATAACCTTTTAGCAAAG GTCTTGACCTTCCTAAGGAGTCCCAACTGGGACACTCGTATAGCAGCAGGTCAAGCTGTAGAAGCCATTGTGAAGAATATTCCTGAGTGGGATCCGGCACCCAAGCCTAAAGAAG agtcCTGTGAGGACTTGTCTCCAGAGGACTCCACATGTGACCGGTTGAGTTTCTACCACTTTGACATCTCTCGTCTACTCAAACATGGGGCCTCTTTGTTGGGATCTGCTGGGGCTGAGTTTGAGGAAGACAAAACAG TTGAGATGGATCCTAAGGAGCGACTTGCTCGCCAAAGGAAGCTCCTTCAGAAGAAGCTGGGTCTGGACATGGGTGCTGCTATTGGCATGGACACAGAGGAGCTGTTCAACGATGAGGATCTTGATTATACCTGCCAACCTAGTGGGCTTAGAGCCCATGGAAGCAAAGCCACAACTGGATCTAGCTCTCACAACCATGTG TCCATTCAGGCTGCTGAATTGATTGACTCAGAGTTCCGGCCAGGCATGAGCAGTCGCCAGAAGAATAAGGCTAAGAGGATGGCCAAGCTAGTGGCAAAACAGCGCTCCAGGGACATGGATCCAAATGAAAAGAG TAATGACAGTTTTGAGGGTGAACCTGAAGAGAAACGAAGAAAAACCACCAATGTAGTTATTGACCAACCAGCAACTGAGAATAAAGTCTTAATCGACAACGTTCCTGATAACTCCAGCCTTTTAGAGGAG ATACATGAGTGGCCTCTGGACAGCTTCTGTGAGGAGCTCTGCAATGATCTCTTCAATCCTTCATGGgag GTCCGTCATGGTGCAGGCACAGGTCTTAGAGAAATCCTCAAGTCTCATGGTGCTGGGGGTGGGAAGATGGTGGGGACCACTGCAGAACAG ATGTTGCGGCATCATCAAGAGTGGATAGAGGATCTAGTTATCCGCCTTCTGTGTGTCTTTGCTCTGGACCGCTTTGGGGATTTTGTATCAGATGAG GTGGTGGCTCCTGTCAGGGAGACATGTGCACAGACACTTGGAGTAGCCCTGCGCCACATGAATGAGACTGGCGTTTCAAATACAGTAGACGTCCTGCTGAAACTGCTTAAAGAGGACCAGTGGGAGGTCCGTCATGGAGGCCTGCTGGGGATTAAATATGCTCTGGCTGTCCGACAG GACCTTATCTCTATTTTATTGCCTCGGGTGCTCCCTGCCATCTCTGAAGGCCTACAGGACCTAGATGATGATGTCAGGGCTGTAGCGGCTGCAGCTCTCATCCCTGTAGTGGAAGGCTTGGTACAGCTACTGCCCAATAAGGTCAGAGAGGCAAAACTAATACCCTCTACAgttattaattataatttatactta GTGCCCTTCATAGTGAACACACTGTGGGATGCTCTTTTGGACCTGGATGACCTCACTGCTTCCACCAACAGCATCATGACATTGTTGTCCTCACTGTTAACCTATCCACAGGTCCGACAGTGCAG CATGCAGCAGTCATTAACAGTCCTGGTGCCTCGGGTTTGGCCCTTCTTGAGACACACTATATCATCAGTAAGACGTGCAGCATTGGAAACTCTTTTCACACTGCTGTCTAAAGCTGACCAG AGCTGTGCAACATGGATCAACCCCATCTTACAAGACATGCTCCGGCACATTTTCCAGTCTTGCATACTGGAGAGCAATGATGATATCCTTGACCTGATCCACAAG GTGTGGATGGAGCTGCTGACTCAGGCCCCCCAGCAGTATGTAGTAGCAGCCAGCTGTCCATGGATGGGTGCCTGGCTCTGTCTCATGATGCAGGCCTCTCACATTCCCATAGACCTTAACATGTTGCTGGAAGTCAAGGCCCGCTCTAAG GATAAAGCTGGTACAAAGGCACGTCAAGGGACCAATCAGGTGAAAGAAACAGTCCAGGAGTACATAGCAGGTGCAGAGACAGTGACAGATGACCAAGTGACAAGAGACTATGTGGTGATTCGTGCTCGTCTCATGTCTGCCAA ATTGCTGGGGGCTCTGTGTAGGTGTATCTGTGACCCTCAACTTAATGCTGCTTCTCAAGAGATCCGACCAGCTGAATCTTTGGGCCAGCTGTTGCTCTTCCATCTCAACTCCAAGTCTGCCCTGCAGCGCATAGCTGTGGCTCTAGTGCTTTGCGAGTGGGCTGCACTGCAGGAG GATTGTCAGGTGGTTTCCTCCATGGTGCAGCCTCGTCTTCTGGCCATTCTCTCTGAGCAGCTGTACTATGATGAGATTGCTATCCCCTTCACACGTATGCAGAATGAGTGTAAGCAGCTCATTGCATTGCTGGCTGATGCCCACATAGACCTGCAAGACCGCCTCAATTGCAGTGTCTTTACTATTGACCAAGCCAGTGAACTG GTAACAACCATCTTTACAGAGTCAACTGCAGGTCTGAACGTGAAGTCTAAACAGTGGCAGGCTCTGGACAGCAAACGACAGCAGGCTCAGGCATCAGTGATGGAGACCAGCACAGAATGGCAGCAGCTGCATCTGCGTGTCCACATGTTCACAGCCTGTGCAGTGATTAACCTGCAAGTGCTTCCCGAGAAGCTCAACCCACTGGTCAGGCCTCTGATGGAGTCCATCAAGCGAGAGGAGAACACCCTGATTCAGGGGTATTCTGCTTCTTTTATAGCCAAGCTATTGCAACAATGTGCTGGACGCTCACCATGCCCCAACCCCAAGATCATCAAAAACCTCTGTACCTCAGCCTGCGTGGACTCTTCTGTCACACCCTCATCTGCTTGTCCTGTACCCCCCACACAGGAAAATGCCAAAG GCAGTGGGTTGGAAAAAGACGGCCCACATCACATGGTCAGCAAAACCCGGGGCATCATTACCCTGTACCGTCACCAAAGGGCAGCATTTGCCATCACCAGCAAAAGAGGTCCAGCTCCTAAAGCCCCAAAGGCCACCACCACAGAGCTTCCTCCTGGTAGCACCATCAGCACTGATAATGATGAG AGCAAGAAGCCATTTCTTATCCAAAGAAGAGGGGCAGATTTTTCCCTCACAACTGTTGCCAGGCACTTCGGTGCAGACCTCACCAAGTCTCTGCCATACCTCTGGGAGACCACAGTGGGACCACTTAGGACAGTGGTGACTGAGAACCAGTGCATTA ATAGGCAGGTCCAGCTGGAGAGGGGAGACACTGTAGCCCAGGAATTGGTTAACTCTCTACAAGTTTTAGAGATCATAGCTGGGGCCATGGCTTCTGAACTCAAACCTTTG CTACTGGATCACCTGCCTCATCTGTTCACCTGCCTGCAGCACCCATACACAGCCGTGCGTCACATGGCAGCTCGCTGTGTGGGCGTGTTCAGTAAGATAGCCATGCTGGAGACCATGAACAGTTTTCTTGAGTGTGTTCTACCCTGGTTAGCTGCTATTGATGACTGCACTAAACAGGAGGGTGCTATTGAGGCTTTGGCCT GTGTCATGGAACAGTTGGATGTCGACATTGTCCCGTACATTGTGCTGCTGGTTGTTCCAGTGCTGGGCCGTATGAGCGACCCCAGCGATAGCATTCGCTTCATGGCCACACAGTGCTTTGCTACACTCATTCGCCTCCTACCACTTGAG GCAGGCATACCAGACCCTCCAGCCATGTCTGCTAACCTGATCCGCCAGAAGGCAAGAGAACGCCACTTCCTGGAGCAACTGCTAGATGGCAGGAAGTTGGAGAACTATAAAATCCCTGTGCCCATTAAGGCTGAGCTCAGGAAATACCAGCAG GATGGAGTAAATTGGCTGTCCTTCTTGAACAAATACAAGCTGCATGGGATCCTGTGTGATGACATGGGTCTTGGCAAAACTCTGCAGTCCATCTGCATTCTGGCAGGAGATCATTTCCTCAG GGCACAGGAATACGCAAAGACAAAGGCTGCAGACTGCAGCCCACTGCCCTCTCTGGTGGTATGTCCTCCCACACTGACTGGCCACTGGGTGGATGAGGTGGGGAAGTTCTGCTCCAAAGAGTACCTCAACCCACTGCACTACACTGGGCCTCCTACGGAAAGAATGCG GTTGCAACACcaagtgaaaaaacacaatCTAATAGTAGCCTCCTATGATGTTGTTCGCAATGACATTGACTTTTTTAG aaatataaaatttaattaCTGTATCCTTGACGAGGGTCATGTCATCAAGAATGGGAAAACCAAACTTTCCAAAGCCATTAAGCAGCTGGCTGCCAACTTTCGAGTTATCTTGTCAGGAACACCTATTCAG AACAATGTCCTGGAGCTCTGGTCGTTGTTTGACTTCCTCATGCCAGGCTTCCTTGGAACAGAACGCCAGTTTGCAGCTCGCTATGGCAAACCAATCCTGGCCAGTCGTGATGCTAAAAGTTCGTCACGGGAACAGGAAGCAG GTGTTCTCGCAATGGAGGCCCTACATCGGCAAGTGCTACCCTTCCTTCTGAGGAGAATGAAGGAGGATGTCCTCCAGGATCTTCCCCCTAAAATAATTCAGGACTATTACTGCAACCTGAGTCCTCTACAG GTTCAGTTATATGAAGACTTTGCAAAGTCTCGAGCAAAAGCCAGTGTGGAGGACAGCATCTCTGTGGCCTCTTCGGAAGAGGAGGACAAGCCGAAACTGAAGGCCACAGGACATGTCTTCCAG gcactGCAATACCTGCGGAAGCTGTGCAACCATCCAAGCTTGGTTCTGACCCCCCAGCATCCAGAGTACAAGCGCATAACTGAGCAGCTGGCAGGACAAAACTCCAGCCTGAGGGACATTCAGCATGCACCCAAACTTTCTGCTCTCAAACAG TTGTTGTTGGACTGTGGTCTGGGCGGTGGTGGAGGATCTGAGGGGGGCACTGAGGCAGTGGTGGCCCAGCATCGTGTGctcattttctgtcagctgaAGAGTATGTTGGATATTGTGGAGCATGACCTGCTGAAACCCAAACTGCCTACAGTCACCTACCTGAGGCTGGATGGTAGCGTGCAGGCTGGCCTGCGCCACTCCATTGTTTCAAG GTTTAACAATGACCCATCCAttgatgtgctgctgctgactaCCCATGTTGGCGGTCTGGGACTGAATCTGACAGGTGCAgacactgttgtgtttgtggaacATGACTGGAACCCTATGAGGGACTTGCAAGCCATGGATCGTGCCCATAGGATAGGACAG aaACGAGTTGTGAATGTGTATAGGTTGATCACACGAGGAACACTGGAGGAGAAGATCATGGGACTGCAGAAATTCAAGATGAGCATTGCCAACACCATCATCAGCCAAGAGAATACCAGCCTGCATAGCATGGGCACAGACCAGCTCCTCAACCTCTTCACTCTTGACAAG GATGATAAGGCTGAGAAAGGTGAACAGCCACCGTCAACTTCAGGGAAGGCCTCCATGAAGTCAGTGCTGGACAGCCTGGGAGAGCTATGGGACCAGCAGCAGTATGACACAGAGTACAACCTGGACAGCTTCATGCACTCCCTGCAGTAG